TGATCGTCGGTCGAGACCTGCGCCGTCGGGAGGATTACCTGGCGTGTTCGCGATCGGACCGCGGTGTCGCTCTCGACGGACCCGAGCGGACGCGGGTGTGGGGGCTGGTGACGGCGTTCGAGGATCTGCTCGCCCGGCGGGGTACGACGAGCCGCGATCGGACGGCGGCGCGGGCGGCCGAGTTCGCGGAGGCCGCCCGCGACCCGGGGGCGCCGAGGATCGGCGGTTACCGACACGTCGTCGGCGACGCGGCGCACGAGTTCTCGCCGACGCAGCTCCGGCTGCTGCGTGCCCTGGTCGTCGGGGACACGGGAAGTCTGCTGCTCTGCGGGGACGACCGGCAGCGGGTTCATGCTCAGGGCGACGTCCTGAGCGCGGTCGCCGCGTCGTGGCGTCGGCTTCGGCTCGGGACGGATCACCGGAGCTCGCGAGCGATCGTCGACTTCGCCACGTCGGTGCTCGATCCGGATGAGGAGTCGCCGGGCGCGGGTGGGGCGGGGAGCACGGTCGATGCTGGACCGGAGCCGATCACCTGGGCGTTCGACTCGACCACGGAGGAACGCGATGCCGTGGTCCGGGTGTTGCGACGGTGGCGGACGGAGGTGTCCGTCGACGAGCCGCCCTGCGCGGTCCTCACACCGTCGGCGCGGCTGCGGGACCACCTGGATCGGCGGCTCCGTGCGGCTCGGGTGGGCACGGTCCTCCTCGGGTCCGAGGAGGACATCGAGGAGAATCGGGCGGTCCGGGTCGGTGAGCTGGCCTCGGCGGCCGGTCGGGAGTTCTCGCGGGTGGCGGTCTCCGGAGTCGGGGCGGAGTCGGTGCCGCCTGCCGGGCTCGCCGATCGCGTCGACCCCGGCGACCGACCCGAGATGCTGCGCCGTTGGCGGGCGCTGCTCTACGTGGCCTGCACGCGAGCGCGCGACCGCCTGCTCCTCACCTGGACCGGCGAACCGTCGCCGTTCCTGCCTCGCCTCCCCGCTCGTCGGAAGGCGCCGGGGGCAGAGTGATCACCCGGTCGTGGCGGAGGGGAAGCGGAGGCAGCAGATCGGGTGACAGGTCGTCGGCCGCGACGGGGCTCGTGGGCGGGCGGACCGCCGGACCGGTCGCCTCGGCCGTCCGCGGCGACTGCGTCGGGATGCGCCCCGCGATCCGAGCCGCCGCACCACCCGCCGTGACGGGCCCGGCAGTGAATTCGCCAGCGGGCCCGCCCGGGCCGGAGGCCCACCGCTCCTCCGTCGCAGGCTCGGACGCCTCGGCGCGAGCCGACTGGGCAGCGGCCGGACGCGGCCTCGTGGCCTGGTCGGAGTGCGAGCCTGCGTCCGGCGGCGAGTGCCGACCGGGTCGACCCCGGTTCAGAGCGCCCCGCCCGCGGCAGGCGGGGCGGTGGGGTCCGTGCCCGCATCGCCGACGGTCTCGCGTGCCAGGTA
This genomic stretch from Actinoalloteichus hoggarensis harbors:
- a CDS encoding UvrD-helicase domain-containing protein, with the translated sequence MVAVEGVAGGGAAGWRLDQEQDAAAEPTPGGRDVLIGGPGTGKTVVALHRIHRTWRACGVGRLLLTTGTPAAVGRLADGLVRLGGREILDRVDVLDVDVVARQTCVGITGRTVRTEPDEAARWAQVLQRAVELDDADRRRYTPEFLAAEYRLVIVGRDLRRREDYLACSRSDRGVALDGPERTRVWGLVTAFEDLLARRGTTSRDRTAARAAEFAEAARDPGAPRIGGYRHVVGDAAHEFSPTQLRLLRALVVGDTGSLLLCGDDRQRVHAQGDVLSAVAASWRRLRLGTDHRSSRAIVDFATSVLDPDEESPGAGGAGSTVDAGPEPITWAFDSTTEERDAVVRVLRRWRTEVSVDEPPCAVLTPSARLRDHLDRRLRAARVGTVLLGSEEDIEENRAVRVGELASAAGREFSRVAVSGVGAESVPPAGLADRVDPGDRPEMLRRWRALLYVACTRARDRLLLTWTGEPSPFLPRLPARRKAPGAE